The Sebastes umbrosus isolate fSebUmb1 chromosome 24, fSebUmb1.pri, whole genome shotgun sequence genome contains the following window.
acacataaCACgaattcagaaattgtgcgtttgaaacaagcttttaggatttctgtctctttgtgatgtcacaaatatacaatatttagaccattacattgttttaaacataaacattctaaatgtttcccagtttatttcctggttgcagtgtatgtaaataacatcagctgacaggaagtaaacatggacacaagctgttgcctagcaacgcaattccattgcaattccgttgaaatgcactaaaacggagcgtttcagacaaaaggatatattcaggcagacagtatgaggaaaataaagttgttttttttaacattacagcatgtaaacatgttctagtagaaacataaaatacaagtatgaacctgaaaatgagcatgatatgggacctttaaagtggaCCACGTTACGCAGAAGAAGCGGTCCCTCTTTACCTGCTCTTTACTGGTCGTGTTTAGAAGTTAGAAAATCGGTCTAgaagaaggtaacccccaagttgcgaaactctcgcGTGAGTTTCCCCCATCTCgagagtctcgcgagagttttcgCAACGACCACTTTTCATCCaacgccaccatcaggtcaacattAAACCTGGTTCATGGCCAAAACTACTTTAATACCTGTCATTCTGAATTGTACCAGAGTGAAGAAGCAAAATGaacacagaagagagagagaggtaaatattatacctgctaaataCCAATAAATATCATCATTGTGCTTAAAGTGCAGTAGCTAACAAGCATGCTAGCATAGCTGTAGTAGGAAGCTGTTGATACAAGTGATGGATGcttgtggtcaaaggtcaaaggtcaaaggtcaactttaTTATCTCACAAGGGGAAATTCATGTGGTCATATACACCtctcataaaaacaacatataaaaacatcacacactttttttttttttagaataaggTCCCTATAGAGCTGTGCTGCAGTCACCTGATCAATCCCAATGATCCTACTTCCTGTCTTGATCATGCGCTTGACATGATCTCGAGCATGCATATTACCAAAGGTGGTCCTCACCTATCTCtattctgtttctctgtttcccTTTTCCTGCCTCTTGTCTCTATTACCTTCCTGTTTCCTCCCACCAGACAGTAACTTCGTCCTGGGGAACGCCCAGGTCCAGTCCCTCTATCCCATCGTCTACTGCTCCGATGGCTTCTGCGAACTGACCGGCTTCGCCCGTGGCGAGCTGATGCAGAAGAGCTGCATGTGTCACTTCCTGTACGGCAGCGAGACCAGCGACCGCCTCACCTCGCAGATGCAGAAAGCTCTGGACGAACGACGGGAGTTCAAGACTGAGATCGTTCTGTACAAGAAGAGCGGTGAGGCCCCGGATGGCTGGAGGATATTGTCGAGTTTAATCATGTTTAATGCTGGCAGTGTCAGAaatatctctctttttctttgaaCAGGCTTCAAGTTCTGGTGTCTGCTGGACATTGTGCCCATAAAGAACGAGAAGAGCGAAGTGGTTCTGTTCCTGGTGTCACATAAGGACATCACGGAAAATAAGGACCAGGACCATGGCAATGAATCTGACACTGGTGAGAGAAAGCATGAAAAGGAAAGTGAGGCATTTTCCAATTCCACTATAATTCACATGAAATGATCTAATAGAGGCTTTGCAGCTAGGGCACAAATCTATCAGCAGTGATATTATGGAGGGGGGTTGAGAGCACTCGCCAAATAAATAACGCATTCTACTTCTTCAGCAAAACAATGTACATCTGTTCTGTTGtccaaattaaaagtttaataaattacTTTTTCTAGAAGTTTGGGAGCCACGGATTTGTCAGTTTCTTCCACCGTGTCTCtctagttttgtttgtttttgttttcagatgAGGAAACCGGCCTGGAGATCCACCAGATCAGCCGCCCTCCAGGCCTCAACATGGAGCGCCGCCGCAGCCGGGCCGTCCTCTACCAGCTGTCTGGACACCTGCAGAAACAGGACAAAACCAAGAGCAAGCTGAAGATCAACAATGTGAGACACGTTTTCCTATATACCTTCTGTCCTAGTTAGGTTTTTACCTGCTATATGAATTATTACTGGATGAATCTTTTGATTACAATGATGCCATGGTTAATACGGATTATACGGCGTCATCAGATTTGCATTTGCTGAAAGAAGCAATTTGCTTGTCCAGGCTTCATTTGCAACACAACTTACATTAATTTGTAAGTCAATTACATGAAAACTTGTAAATTTAAGCAACTAAGATGAGACATAATGTGTCCTTGCTGTGCGATCTTAATGACCCAGGACCTCAGAGGGAAAGAATTAGCATTAAAAGCTCTCATTAGTCATTTGAACTCATTGTGGGGCCGGCTGATCAGCTATCACGGTTAACAGGTTTCATCCTCTTGCATCAGCTAATGTTAACTTGATGCTCAGTTAAACCACCAGAGACACATTGTGTTTGGTCATTACTGGAATTCTAAcctgtttatttaaattaatactACACTACGAGTAGTAGCAGTGCTGcaatttatagacaaaacaaccctaatattattaatatatcattcatatttgtgtgtgttcaagaGTGTTCTTGGAGCCAATGCGAACCCGGTCCCAGAGTACAAGGTGGCGGACATCCAGAGGTCCCGTTTAATCCTCCTCCACTACGGCGCGTTCAAGGCCGGCTGGGATTGGCTCATCTTGTTGGCCACCTTCTACGTCGCCGTCACCGTCCCCTATAACGTGTGCTTCACCGCGGCGGAGGTACGAGAGGACGGCGCCTCGGCGGCACGCAACCCTCCGAGTGTCAGCGACATCTTGGTGGAGATACTTTTTATCATCGGTAAGGCTACTTTCACGTGATTTGTATACATTTCTTACATGTCTAGCTACTTGTTTCCATGGAATTCATCGACTATAAGAATCACCTCTTCGTCCTTTCAGTCATGCCTCCTGGCTCCTTTCCACTTATATATTTTTCCACTTTCTTCTAATACCAGTTTAATGGGCAACTCCTTCCTAATTTACATAATCCAGCTCTAAATCCACCACTCCTTCTCCTCTAATTGGCCCAGTTAGCTGCACCACCGTCTGCCTTGCCTCCAACTGCTCCTGACCCAGTAGAGCTGTATGCTAATGGACCCTCCTTAACaatctccacttcctctctaGTGGATCTCAACCTGCCGCCTCCCCATCTGACAACCAAGTCCACTAACAGGAAGGCTTGTTAAAGTTAAATACTGTCACCACCTGCATCTTATTGTAAATATGAAGTTGCAACCAGCAGCCAATTTGTTCGGACTAAACAAACGAGACGTAACGTGTTCATTTTGTGTGCCAGATATCGTGCTGAACTTCCGCACCACCTTCGTGAGCACGTCGGGTCAGGTCGTGTACGACGCCCGCTGCATCTGCATCCACTACGTCACATCCTGGCTGTTTGTGGATCTGATCGCCGCCTTGCCCTTTGACCTGCTCTACGCCTTCAACATCAGCGTGGTGGGTCTCACACATTGTCCACACATACAGCTATACAGTTTTGTTATATAATGTGTGCACATTTCTGTTCAGCAACATCAGATCAATCATGCTGTTATCCAAACCTATGTTTTTCACTAATGGTTTGTATATtgtagggctgtaccgaatgtgAGCCCATGTTTTGGGTTTCAAAGCTTCAGTGAGACACAtttgaaggtattcgaagcgTCGAGGCGCAGCAGGCTTGTTAAGACCAGTGAAGCGGACCCAGATGCAGACACAGGAGGCAGAtgaaaaaattaacaaaaggcTTCATTGCCAAAAATGTGCAGAGGAATTGATCAAAGCAAAAAATGGGGCTGGGGTTAAAGCCAcgtaggcaggcaggcagatattgcaacaggcaggcagacagggcACCTAGGCACAtagaacaaaaacacacgtTAGTAACAGGATCAAAAATACGAGCAGAACTAGTAGGCCGAAGTAGTCTACCACTTGGGTTGAATCAACAAACTGGCGACAAGTGTCTGACATGTCGGGGTATAAGTAGTACGTTGATCATCTGAGTACTGCCGGCTGCGTGATTGGAGTCAGGTGGAAGGTTAATTTGTCTCTGTTTATAATAAGGTCAACAGGAAGTGTAACCAGGCGCATCAGACCCTTGGAAGAGAGCGCGTCTTTAGTAGGCGTGCTGCCTTACATGGTATCATTGGGGCATTAATTATGCTAATAGGGTCATTTACACGGTTATCTGAAGTTAGGAGCGTTTCCTGAATCTGACGTGGCACACTCGTACGAGCCTGCAGTACAGGGAAAAAAGTAAGATAAAGTTAAAGACAAGAATACGAAAATGTTCTTTCATGAGGCCCATTGTTTATATCTTTAACTTTTTGTTCTATATTTTCTTGACATCCGGCTCACACTATTTGCCGTAGTGGCTTCGAGGGAAGAGAGTCCAAGCTCCAACAAGAAACTCATTATTGAGTAACCCGTAATTAAGCAGATAAATGAGTTTGCTGATGACAAATTACAGGTGGAGGCAAGTAGATTGGCCAGATGATGTTGAGTGCAGAGCCTGCTAGCTGTTTAATAGATACTGGATCACTGAATCTGAAGGGTGAAGATGATTAGATTGTAATAAGACCAAGGAAAATGTTTCTCGGGAACAAAatgatgttcttttttttctttacgtTTTCGCTTGACAACAGGTCATGTGATGAGCTTGCAGCTTTATGTTGCTGTATGGGCTTCAGGTAGCTGGATGTTGGTGTAATGGGTTTATCTGGACTGCTGAATGTGCTTCCCTTAGTGTCTGTGATTAAAACTGGAGTAAAGCAGATACTTTATACTCCTGTGTATTCTGTGCAGAATTAAATTCCCTGAATGGATCCATATCCAGGTATCTAGAGAATTAAATCCTCTCTGAGTGGGGATCACTTCATCCAGCTGCTTCAATTAAGTGAAAAAAGCAGGGAATTGCATCCTCAGTTAACACAGAAGTGAGGGAGGAAAATCAATAAAGGGACGATGTTTGATGAGGTCATTTTTACTTCAGGAGAACCACGGGGATTTTCCCAGTCGAGGACGATAATGGCAGTGATTTCCTCTGAACAGCTTCTCTGGCAAAAGCTGCAAACGAATCTTGAGTTGGATCTGGCGTtctgaagtatttttttaatcccaTCAGATCTGTGGAGCAACTTTTGGATGTTTTTCCTGAATGCGATCGTTCACGGGGACGGTCCCCCACAGACACGGCTCACTTACAAGATTAACATGTGCATGAGTGATTTCAAATTGGCTCCAGATGGGAAACTTATAAGATTAAACACATATCTTCAAACCcatgcctcctctctctctctctctcccagaaCTTCGGGGTCCACCTGCTGAAGACGGTGCGCCTCCTCCGCCTCTTACGCCTCCTACAGAAGCTGGATCGCTACTCCCAGTACAGCGCTGTGGTCCTCACCCTGCTCATGTCGACCTTCGCCCTGCTGGGCCACTGGATGGCCTGCGTCTGGTACTTCATCGGACGCAGCGAGATCGAAAGTAATAGCATCGCCTCCTGGGACGTaggtttgtgtctgtgtgttgtgtgtgttttgcaacTTTCATGGAGGGATTTTAATGGTTGGAAAGATGCAAGATCATCTGTATCACTTTAGTATGCTTGTGTACACTCAGCATGCGGCGCGTGTGCCCTTTTTGCTGAGAAAACACTTCTAATTATGGTGATCTGTCTCCCCTCCTACTGCGCTCAGCGGTGCCAAACAACATAAGACTGTGAGGTGCATGAGGTGATGCTGGCGATCCTGTTTCAATCAGCAGCGTGGGATGAGACAGGAGGAGATTAAAGGGGGGGGGAAATATGCAGGAAAGGCCTCCACTGATGTACATGTGAACGCTTGTACACTTGGGGGCAGCTATGGCTCAGGTGGAAGAGCGGATCGCCCCATTAATTGTGGGGTTGGTAATTGAGCGAAACACTGAACCCTAAATTGCTTCCGACGAGCAGGGCAGCGCTCCATTATTCTTGGTTAATGAGCGTGTGTTCATGCGTGAGTGAGAGGCTCTTAAAAGCGTTTTGTCGGCTTGAAAGGCACTATATAAACGCTATCCATTCGCCATTACACACTACAAGTCAACCGCAGTGTTTATATTCCTCGTGACAGCAGCGCTCACATTAGAAAAACGGTGATTCCTAGAGGGTGCAATGTTCAGtacaaacaaaaatgttattttatataaattattgtttaaaaaatggaaCATTTTCCTGTTTTGCTTCCTGGCTGCCATGCTGGTCTTGTCATGCCCTACTCTGTCATCTGGCAAATTTAATGTCGGTGTGGGTGCTGGGTCTGAAGGATCAAACAATTTAACTGACAAACTCTTGTGTCCTGCCCCTCCTCCCACCAGGCTGGCTCCATGAACTGGCCAAACGCTTGGGAACGCCGTACTTCCTGTCCCCGCTGACCTCCCTGTTGGGAGTCTCCGATTCGTCTCAAGGCACCATGACATCAACACTGACCAATTACAGCCAGTGGAACGGCTCGGGGATTATGGCGGGTTTGCTGGGTTCGGGCCAATGGAACGGCAGCAGGACCAGAGCGAGGACGCCCAACGGCTCGGGGACGACGCTGAGCGGCGGCCCGTCCGTCAGGAGCTCCTACGTGACGTCGCTGTACTTCGCTCTGAGCAGTCTGACCAGCGTGGGCTTCGGCAACGTTTCAGCCAACACGGACTCTGAGAAGATCTTCTCCATCTGCACCATGCTGATTGGAGGTGGGATGAAAACaacactaaactaaatattATGGCATTATTAGGATTCACTTGTGTAAAatttcaatctggaccaaagTTACCACATAACTGACCTACAGCAGAAGTCTGTTATTGAGATGAGCGTCTCTGGTGCTTCTGTCTCTTTCATCTGCAGCATTAATGCATGCCGTGGTGTTTGGTAATGTGACCGCCATCATCCAGAGGATGTACTCGCGCCGCTCCCTCTACCACACCCGCACCAAGGACCTGAAAGACTTCATCCGGGTACACCGGCTTCCCAAGGCCCTTGAGCAACGCATGATGGAGTGTTTCCAGACGACGTGGTCCGTCAATAACGGTATTGACGTCAGCGAGGTAGGAGGGACTCACTGCTTCAAAACTGACTGATTAAGGTCcataaagggatagttctggtgttttgaagtggggtttccCGTCGGTAatggctgtctgacggcaaggtgaAGCGTCTCCAAACAgagggcgtgccgaccgccatctactgtagataatacactgacttcaaaacacccgaactatccctttaagtgattAAATGTCTTTACCACAGGAGAATGTGAACACATGATGGCATCATGTCACTCTTAATGGCAAACAAGCTTCTTTCGGAAAATGTcccactgttcctttaactttcAGAGATGTGTACATGACCTCTGTGGCTTGGGTTGACCTTGTCAGTTACAATGGGATCAACTGCTTCTAAAATTGAAAGTGCAAATCCGGCGACGTGTCCTCCGAGCAGACTAAAGAAACGGCTCAAAGCGACTGAGAggattttggttttgtttcggGTTCTATCACGAGGGGGGCAGCTCATCTTAATTTCATGGATTAATGACCTCATAGACACTGAACTCACTCTTGGTGTGTTTTACCATGGCTTTAAATCTAGATAATCCTTTTTTAAAGAGATAACATGACTGGGGACAGACGCTAATACTTCAAGGTAATAACCCACAACTTTCCCTTGCAAAGATTACTctctatagtatagtatagtgttgtATTTGCTTTAATGaagtaaatgaaaataaacatcaaCCAGAAACTGTCATGGTTGTATCAGTTGGTTGTGACTATGTGGGAAAGCGAGAGGTTTTATTTTGCCTCCACCTTCCCACACAGTCACATTCAAATGATGACACAGAAAGGAAAGAAGCCACTACAGCTAAGAGAGAGATAGGGATTCATGCACAGTTTGCAGTCGTAGAGAAACGTGTCTTTCTCATTCCGTCCGCAGCTGCTGAAGGACTTCCCAGACGAGCTGAGGGCCGACATCGCCATGCATCTGAACAacgagctgctgcagctgtcgCTCTTTGAGTCGGCCAGCAGGGGGTGTCTGCGCTCCCTCTCCCTCATCATCAAGACCTCCTTTTGCGCCCCCGGGGAGTTCCTCATACGCCAGGGCGACGCCCTCCAGGCTATCTATTTCGTGTGCTCCGGCTCCATGGAAGTACTGAAGGACAACACTGTGCTGGCCATTCTGGGTAAAGaacaaaatacaactgacattttgtgttaatgtatgttttaaagaggacctattatgctcattttcaggtgcatacttatagtttaggtttctactagaacacttttacatgcttttaatgttcaaaaaacgctgctacagcacctcttttcaccctctgtctgaaacgctctgtttgacccccctgaaaagcccagtctgctctgattggtcagctggcccactctgttgtaaTTGGCCAACTGaatcaaactcttcagactccactccagctccgctctaactagctttgttttaaGGCGtaccaaactagccactagacggctattatgcaaatgtgttacttggtgacatcaccacgttacagaagaaaaggtgggacttcaaacaaggcgtttcaggcagttcaggagcagtgtttctctctttggcgtggactttgggctttataactttgtagacattttgcatgcacaaaaaactatataacacactaaaggaaagagaaaaggcataataggtcctctttaatattatTGTCCTCATTTTAATTTAGATTATATTACAACAGATTTGGGATTTTAttgaatgaaaatatatttttgtgctCCAAAAATGGCAATTAGCTGCTTTAGTATAAACAAAACTATCAATACAAGCCATCAAATACACAGAGTGGTTTCTTAAAATTATCAGGTtatgtatgtttattttatgcTGATACATTGACTGATATATTGACATTAAAAATGCACATATTAGATAGTAAGAAACATCAGAATATATAATGCAATACCAACCAAACACACCCCATATCGCATAGCCAACACCACTGAggttcagcaccacggacagcacccATTCCTACAATGAGATATGATGGCAGGGCTGGCTCCATTCATCCATTTACCACACTAACTCTTTTGACAAAGCTGCTCAGAAGCAGGTTAAAGAAGCAGGTAAGTACATCAATGGCCAAAATATAGGTTTGGGTCAAGCCTCCTGTTTGGCCTGCAGTGTGAGCGAGTCATTTTGCTACCTGAATCTTGAAGGGCTTCTCTGTCTTGGACTCCAAACTGCAGAAGCCCTCCTAGATTCCGGCAGTAAAGTGACTCAGAAACCGGCGTCTACTTCCAAGTGCAGCAAGAAGAAGCTTCCCAAAGTAAGTAATGGAAATCAGCAAGCTTCAGAGTCCCCCATACAAGTTATCCTGCTGATTTCCAAAGTGGGAATGAAATGCATATATTACTGGGAAAGGTTCATGTTTCATATCTAGGATGATAAAAGAGATGTCAGAGACTCCGGTGATGGATCGGGTGAGAGATTGTTCTTAATAAAAAACTGATTTTAAGATTGAGTTTGTGAAGAGGGGGCATAAAATTCACAATATGTGCTGGAGCAAGAGCTTTTTAAGTAATGCGTTAGAAGAAAGTGTTACAAAACGTCTCCTCTTTGGTCTATTTTGGAGTCTGGTTGCAGCATTATGAGCAGAAGATGAGAAAAAAGGCTTATAGGAAGTTATTAGACACCCGGCATTTAATAACCAGACAGCTTTTATGAAGAGGAACATGAGGAAAGAGAGCAGCCTAGTGCCACAAAACTGCAATTATCCCTGTATTAATCTACCCCTGTGGGCAAACAAGTCACACCCCATCAAGTGAAAGATGGAGTGTGACCCAGGGACTGATGGGACAGTTTAGGGAACAGCCAGAAGCCCAGCAGGAAATCCATAAACAACATTATCTGATTTCTTTTGCCACATAGGGGAACAAACTTTGAAGATAACATTGACAAAtaatcaccttataaagttgtcATGGCTAACATGTTTGCAAACATTTATCCAGCagacacggagcaacattatAATTCATTTGGAGCCATATTTTTGGCCTCCTGATGACTacaagtccaatatttactctacTTTTAGCTCTggctttggtctccaccaactcctgagggaaatatctggctctttaacTGCTTAATACTCCTCTATGTTCATCAGATAGTCTCTCACTTTGTCCGTCTTGGAACAGTAGAAGGAGctgtgtgtaacaattagggggatctatttgcagaaattgaatattatataataataagtatgttttctttagtgtataatcacctgaaaataagaatcgtttttttttttccgttagcttagaatgagccgtttgaCTTTTCGAGCcgcgattaactattgacaatcatgcagttaatcgcgattaaatatttgaatcgattgacagccctattaataatctaataatactCAAGTTACCTACAAAAATACCAGCAAACCCTCATAAATAGGTGGACACACAgccaaaacaacagaaaaaagcaATGCAACGTTAACAAAATCTAGTACACGCCTCCAGTAGGTGAGCCAAATGAGCAGCTGGAACCAGAAAACCTGCCTCAGGAAGAAGAGCCTCTCTAGAGCCTTGTCCTACAACACGTACACCGACACTCCTCCCATTCCGCATAACATGGATGAAACAGAATAGAGAAACTCAAACAGACTCACAAACAGCTCTGGAATCAGTTCAGGTCCGTGTTATAACGCACTGGGAGCAAATAGGCAACACTGCTTTTTTATATTGATGACCTAACTGGTGTGAATAATGAAGTTGAACTGCTGCCTATAGAAGACATTAGCATAGGAGACCTGCTGTGTATCCACATGCACAtatatgaatacacacacaattATTTATCTAACAGACATCCAGACTCTGGCTTTCTCTCTTGTGCATATAGAAACACTCGGTGCacacatatttaattttttattttcttcctgCCTGCTCCCTGTTTCtccttttcacacacacacacacacacaaattgtcTTGGCgttgccactttggatttacaGCTGTGGAGAAGACAGTGAAGTAGAGAGaggaagctgaaaacacaataatacagACCTTCTGTTGTAGTCTACAACAGTCCATCTGTATCCCATGATGAATACTGCTGCACAACACAGATATGAAATAGTCTAACCACACATTCAACCTCTCTGCTCTAGTGTGGGTTATTCTTAATAACTGTATTGGGTTGAGTGGGTTATCTCGTTTATACGATGACCACTTGCCAGCGATcaatttacagtaaaagtaaTGCAGATTAATATTTTGGAGGATTgcaaccagtggtggaagaagtataaAGATCATTTACTATAATAAAAGTTCTAATACAGCAATGTAAATATACCCTAATTCAAGTAAAAGTCCATTTAAAATCCTTATTAGGTAAAAGAGCAGAAGCATTATGAGCAAAATAAAAGGTATCAAGTAAAATAGATAGACAAACAATGATTCCTTTCAGTAGTTTCCATTGTATAATCATGATAATGCACTCTGTGCTGTACCAATATAGAAACTATTGGAGTCAGTTAAGGAAACACCATGATGGGTCACCTAAAACGCATCGGTTACAATGCATTATGGCTCATATTTCAGCTTCCAGGTTAAGGACGTAACACAGAGTATGTATCCCTGCTTTCCAGGTCGGGGCGACCTGATTGGCTCCGACTGTCTGACCCAGGAGGAAGTGATTAAGACCAACGCCTGCGTGAAGGCCCTGACCTACTGTGACCTGCAGTACATCAGCCTCAAAGGCCTCCGCGAGGTGCTCTGTCTCTACCCCGACTACGCCCAGAAGTTCGTCACCGAGATCCAGCACGATCTCACGTACAACCTCCGGGAGGGACACAACACTGAGGTACGAGAATGGACGATTGCTTTTCTGATCGCTCTAAGCACGCGCTTAGAAcgtgcctga
Protein-coding sequences here:
- the LOC119483885 gene encoding potassium voltage-gated channel subfamily H member 8-like isoform X2; the encoded protein is MQKSCMCHFLYGSETSDRLTSQMQKALDERREFKTEIVLYKKSGFKFWCLLDIVPIKNEKSEVVLFLVSHKDITENKDQDHGNESDTDEETGLEIHQISRPPGLNMERRRSRAVLYQLSGHLQKQDKTKSKLKINNSVLGANANPVPEYKVADIQRSRLILLHYGAFKAGWDWLILLATFYVAVTVPYNVCFTAAEVREDGASAARNPPSVSDILVEILFIIDIVLNFRTTFVSTSGQVVYDARCICIHYVTSWLFVDLIAALPFDLLYAFNISVNFGVHLLKTVRLLRLLRLLQKLDRYSQYSAVVLTLLMSTFALLGHWMACVWYFIGRSEIESNSIASWDVGWLHELAKRLGTPYFLSPLTSLLGVSDSSQGTMTSTLTNYSQWNGSGIMAGLLGSGQWNGSRTRARTPNGSGTTLSGGPSVRSSYVTSLYFALSSLTSVGFGNVSANTDSEKIFSICTMLIGALMHAVVFGNVTAIIQRMYSRRSLYHTRTKDLKDFIRVHRLPKALEQRMMECFQTTWSVNNGIDVSELLKDFPDELRADIAMHLNNELLQLSLFESASRGCLRSLSLIIKTSFCAPGEFLIRQGDALQAIYFVCSGSMEVLKDNTVLAILGRGDLIGSDCLTQEEVIKTNACVKALTYCDLQYISLKGLREVLCLYPDYAQKFVTEIQHDLTYNLREGHNTEAECESNGGIMKKLPSIKEDEEGSGSEGEHSPLPKLPPLGRLGRGLRSPLRSPLRSPLLPPRAFRAASDHIRPTSLQIPVVSFSCLQPDLSPRFVDGIEADNQSGSAQKFDFSPSATQSFLPSPDSAASGARDEDDTMQTIAKLKHEMSVLSRQVTAVSQELQDLTRLLKPLFHNPSSLLVPSAMTPPPSVSSHSCSPALTQHAPVDYPGERSPPSILVPEPSSPQPSVAEALQGDPFQCAPITSRYPPVCHCSAPPSLNSSPHEHTVVPHPSSSSSILSVSSSSHPSSITPLLVDLSGPDGEQPQSRLPLLSHFIPRSHPHSVSQPQLRPLFQPSGMTSRPREALLNQVEWGEHTAQLSFINEGQPSV
- the LOC119483885 gene encoding potassium voltage-gated channel subfamily H member 8-like isoform X1, whose translation is MPVMRGLIAPQNTFLDTIATRFDGTHSNFVLGNAQVQSLYPIVYCSDGFCELTGFARGELMQKSCMCHFLYGSETSDRLTSQMQKALDERREFKTEIVLYKKSGFKFWCLLDIVPIKNEKSEVVLFLVSHKDITENKDQDHGNESDTDEETGLEIHQISRPPGLNMERRRSRAVLYQLSGHLQKQDKTKSKLKINNSVLGANANPVPEYKVADIQRSRLILLHYGAFKAGWDWLILLATFYVAVTVPYNVCFTAAEVREDGASAARNPPSVSDILVEILFIIDIVLNFRTTFVSTSGQVVYDARCICIHYVTSWLFVDLIAALPFDLLYAFNISVNFGVHLLKTVRLLRLLRLLQKLDRYSQYSAVVLTLLMSTFALLGHWMACVWYFIGRSEIESNSIASWDVGWLHELAKRLGTPYFLSPLTSLLGVSDSSQGTMTSTLTNYSQWNGSGIMAGLLGSGQWNGSRTRARTPNGSGTTLSGGPSVRSSYVTSLYFALSSLTSVGFGNVSANTDSEKIFSICTMLIGALMHAVVFGNVTAIIQRMYSRRSLYHTRTKDLKDFIRVHRLPKALEQRMMECFQTTWSVNNGIDVSELLKDFPDELRADIAMHLNNELLQLSLFESASRGCLRSLSLIIKTSFCAPGEFLIRQGDALQAIYFVCSGSMEVLKDNTVLAILGRGDLIGSDCLTQEEVIKTNACVKALTYCDLQYISLKGLREVLCLYPDYAQKFVTEIQHDLTYNLREGHNTEAECESNGGIMKKLPSIKEDEEGSGSEGEHSPLPKLPPLGRLGRGLRSPLRSPLRSPLLPPRAFRAASDHIRPTSLQIPVVSFSCLQPDLSPRFVDGIEADNQSGSAQKFDFSPSATQSFLPSPDSAASGARDEDDTMQTIAKLKHEMSVLSRQVTAVSQELQDLTRLLKPLFHNPSSLLVPSAMTPPPSVSSHSCSPALTQHAPVDYPGERSPPSILVPEPSSPQPSVAEALQGDPFQCAPITSRYPPVCHCSAPPSLNSSPHEHTVVPHPSSSSSILSVSSSSHPSSITPLLVDLSGPDGEQPQSRLPLLSHFIPRSHPHSVSQPQLRPLFQPSGMTSRPREALLNQVEWGEHTAQLSFINEGQPSV